The following are from one region of the Leishmania mexicana MHOM/GT/2001/U1103 complete genome, chromosome 10 genome:
- a CDS encoding putative isocitrate dehydrogenase [NADP], mitochondrial precursor yields the protein MFRRVTAASASSLVAARSFSSTNVCLDKRIKVKNEVVDMDGDEMTRIIWSFIKEKLILPYVDVPINYFDLSVTNRDATNDKVTAEAAEAIKKCNVGIKCATITPDEARVKEFNLKKMWKSPNGTIRNILGGTVFREPIIVSNIPRIVPQWHNPIVVGRHAFGDQYRATDAVLKPGKLQLVHTPADGSAPTTLDVYDFKGDGVGLAMYNTKESIEGFAKSCFQYALMRKYPLVLTTKNTILKQYDGMFLQTFQRMYDEQYKADFEKAGITYNHRLIDDQVAQMIKGEGGFVWACKNYDGDVQSDIVAQGFGSLGLMTSVLMCPDGKTIEAEAAHGTVTRHYRQHQQGKETSTNSVASIYAWTRGLAHRGKLDGNSDLVKFSETLERVVVKAIEDGHMTKDLALCVYGSSGVKREHYETTEQFLDSVDAALKQAMGA from the coding sequence ATGTTCCGTCGTGTTACGGCTGCTTCGGCGAGCTCGCTCGTCGCCgcccgctccttctccagcaccaACGTCTGCCTGGACAAGCGCATCAAGGTGAAGAATGAGGTGGTAGACATGGACGGCGACGAGATGACGCGCATTATCTGGTCGTTCATCAAGGAAAAACTGATCCTGCCCTACGTGGATGTTCCGATCAACTACTTCGACCTCAGCGTGACCAACCGCGACGCGACGAACGACAAGGTCACGGCTGAAGCCGCCGAGGCGATCAAGAAGTGCAACGTTGGCATCAAGtgcgccaccatcacccccgATGAGGCCCGCGTGAAGGAATTCAACCTGAAGAAGATGTGGAAGAGTCCGAACGGCACCATCCGAAACATCCTCGGCGGTACGGTGTTCCGTGAGCCGATCATCGTCTCCAACATCCCACGTATCGTCCCGCAGTGGCACAACCCCATCGTGGTCGGCCGCCACGCCTTCGGCGACCAGTACAGGGCGACGGACGCTGTTTTGAAGCCCGGCAAGCTGCAGCTCGTGCACACGCCcgccgacggcagcgcgccgacAACGCTGGATGTGTACGACTTCAAGGGCGACGGTGTCGGGCTGGCCATGTACAACACGAAGGAGAGCATTGAGGGCTTCGCGAAGAGCTGCTTCCAGTACGCGCTGATGCGCAAGTACCCGCTCGTACTGACGACGAAGAACACCATCCTGAAGCAGTACGATGGCATGTTCCTGCAGACGTTCCAGCGCATGTATGACGAGCAGTACAAAGCCGACTTCGAGAAGGCCGGCATCACGTACAACCACCGCCTCATCGATGACCAGGTGGCGCAGATGATCAAGGGCGAGGGCGGCTTCGTGTGGGCGTGCAAAAACTACGATGGCGACGTGCAGAGCGACATCGTGGCGCAAGGCTTCGGCTCGCTGGGCCTCATGACATCTGTGCTGATGTGCCCGGATGGCAAAACCATCGAGGCCGAGGCCGCCCACGGCACGGTGACGCGTCACTaccgccagcaccagcagggCAAGGAGACGAGCACGAActccgtcgcctccatcTACGCCTGGACGCGCGGCCTCGCCCATCGTGGAAAGCTCGACGGCAACAGCGACCTCGTCAAGTTCTCGGAGACGCTGGAGAGGGTGGTCGTCAAGGCGATCGAGGATGGCCACATGACAAAGGACCTGGCTCTCTGCGTCTACGGCTCCAGCGGCGTCAAGCGTGAACACTACGAGACGACGGAGCAGTTCCTCGACAGCGTTGATGCAGCCCTGAAGCAGGCGATGGGAGCGTAA